One genomic region from Pyrobaculum islandicum DSM 4184 encodes:
- the coaBC gene encoding bifunctional phosphopantothenoylcysteine decarboxylase/phosphopantothenate--cysteine ligase CoaBC translates to MYEVEVIRGTYSNLLHNQKIALVVSSGVSLYKSIDTARLLIRHGADVYVFMTPQAARLISPHLFWWATGHKPVVKLTGATEHIEICGRVDVVVVAPATANTLVKMSLGIADNAALTCVLAASKAKKVVVPAMNLAMWNTPQVQEAIERLGKHTIVVPPLFEEGKAKYPPPEEVVEYVIDATAPRDYEGIRVLVTAGPTYEHIDDVKYITTPSSGLTGYYFAREAAARGAKVTLVTGPTDLKPPPGVDPIKVTSVLEMYQAVVERAESHDVFIFAAAPLDFYVENKIGGKIDSSLSQYVVVLRQAPKIAQDVKKYNPRAFVIGFKAEHGVREEELIKRARQRMETGGWDIALAHDVSKMGFRTLKDEYLLLTQDGIEKIGPAHKRELARAILTIALDKLRKSTRPT, encoded by the coding sequence ATGTATGAAGTAGAGGTAATAAGGGGGACCTACAGCAATTTACTACACAACCAAAAGATAGCTCTAGTAGTATCCTCAGGAGTTTCGCTTTATAAATCTATAGACACAGCACGTCTATTAATTAGACATGGGGCCGACGTCTATGTCTTTATGACGCCGCAGGCAGCACGATTAATTTCGCCACATCTCTTCTGGTGGGCCACTGGACACAAGCCTGTTGTTAAACTCACAGGCGCCACAGAACATATAGAAATATGTGGAAGAGTAGATGTGGTAGTTGTTGCGCCAGCTACTGCAAATACTCTTGTCAAAATGTCTTTAGGCATAGCCGATAACGCTGCTTTGACATGTGTCCTCGCGGCGTCTAAAGCCAAGAAGGTGGTTGTCCCAGCCATGAATTTAGCGATGTGGAATACGCCCCAAGTACAAGAAGCTATAGAGAGACTTGGCAAACACACCATAGTTGTCCCGCCGCTTTTTGAAGAAGGTAAGGCGAAATATCCGCCGCCTGAGGAAGTAGTTGAATATGTAATAGATGCCACTGCGCCGAGAGATTACGAAGGCATCCGCGTTTTAGTAACAGCAGGCCCCACATACGAGCATATAGACGACGTAAAATATATCACAACGCCTAGTAGTGGCCTCACGGGGTATTACTTTGCTAGGGAAGCCGCCGCGAGAGGCGCAAAAGTGACGTTGGTGACAGGCCCCACAGACCTCAAGCCTCCTCCAGGCGTAGACCCCATAAAAGTAACGTCTGTGCTTGAGATGTATCAAGCAGTTGTAGAGAGAGCAGAAAGTCATGACGTATTTATCTTCGCAGCGGCCCCCCTAGATTTCTATGTTGAGAATAAAATAGGCGGGAAAATCGATAGCTCTCTATCACAATACGTTGTTGTATTACGCCAAGCGCCAAAGATAGCCCAAGACGTTAAAAAATACAACCCACGCGCCTTTGTAATAGGCTTTAAGGCAGAACATGGCGTTAGAGAAGAAGAATTAATCAAAAGGGCGAGACAAAGGATGGAGACAGGGGGTTGGGATATCGCCTTGGCACATGATGTATCTAAGATGGGGTTTAGAACGCTAAAAGACGAGTACCTCCTCCTGACGCAAGACGGGATAGAGAAGATAGGGCCGGCTCACAAGCGGGAGTTGGCAAGGGCCATATTGACTATTGCATTGGATAAACTTCGAAAATCAACTAGACCTACGTAG
- a CDS encoding S9 family peptidase → MPNNVHMSRDVNLYFGVSLSIKRALSIRSATSPRFGKGKAIYYLSDVTGSMQLWQFDGTRHDVVVPWEGRVSDYRIANDGTIVIATDFNGDEKWRLYIINDDVVVPVSLEGVNYLGAWSPDSRKLAFTSTLDDGQNFNLYVYDRDTNSVVKLADIPGINIVEEWSDVGIFITHYETNLHSTIYWYRDGELKELTKHSGETWSHSPKYLGNGKLLYLTNADWEYVGIAQIDLTTGNWRYVIQLDRDVELFDVWRSYLVFTLNEEGSSGLYYMHMPSGLTHKITIPRGVITSLQYREEKLLFSLSSVNRGHEVYLYQSGVVRQITDSPKFGLALDKIPEPESVWYTSHDGRKIQANIYRPPGEAKGVVVYLHGGPESQDRPEFKPLLVALLMSGLIVAAPNYRGSTGFGKTFVHLDDVEKRWDAIKDVETFARWLMSEGIAKKKPCVIGGSYGGYLTLMSLAMAPEIWACGVEMMGIFNLVTFLERTAPWRRRYREFEYGSLEKHRDILIQLSPSTHVEKITAPLMVIHGANDIRVPVYEAEQLAKRLSELGREVKLIILPDEGHTITKVENRVKVYTEAIKFIMQHIST, encoded by the coding sequence ATGCCTAATAACGTCCATATGTCACGCGACGTTAATCTCTATTTTGGCGTATCACTCTCAATCAAGCGGGCTCTTTCAATACGTTCTGCCACATCTCCAAGGTTTGGAAAAGGAAAGGCAATTTACTACCTAAGCGACGTGACAGGATCTATGCAGTTGTGGCAGTTCGACGGCACTAGACACGATGTGGTAGTGCCATGGGAAGGCAGAGTCTCTGACTATCGCATCGCAAACGACGGCACTATCGTAATAGCGACAGATTTTAACGGAGATGAAAAATGGCGTCTTTACATAATTAACGACGACGTCGTAGTTCCAGTATCTCTCGAAGGGGTGAACTACCTAGGCGCGTGGTCTCCCGACTCACGTAAACTAGCTTTTACATCTACACTAGACGACGGCCAAAACTTCAACCTTTATGTCTACGACCGTGACACAAACTCTGTCGTAAAGCTGGCTGACATCCCAGGTATAAATATCGTAGAGGAGTGGTCAGACGTTGGGATATTTATAACACATTATGAAACTAATTTACATAGCACAATATATTGGTATAGAGACGGCGAGTTAAAAGAACTCACAAAACATAGCGGAGAGACGTGGAGTCACTCGCCTAAGTACTTAGGCAATGGCAAACTATTATATCTCACAAACGCGGACTGGGAATACGTTGGTATTGCACAAATAGATTTGACAACTGGGAACTGGAGATATGTCATTCAACTAGACCGCGATGTTGAGCTTTTTGACGTATGGAGAAGCTACCTAGTTTTTACCCTTAATGAAGAGGGGAGCTCTGGTCTCTACTACATGCACATGCCCTCCGGTCTGACACATAAGATAACGATACCGAGGGGCGTAATAACTTCACTACAGTATAGAGAGGAGAAGTTGCTTTTTTCTCTCTCTAGTGTAAATAGAGGGCATGAGGTATATTTATACCAAAGCGGCGTGGTAAGACAAATTACAGATTCCCCCAAGTTTGGCCTGGCGTTAGATAAGATTCCAGAGCCGGAATCTGTTTGGTATACAAGCCACGACGGTAGGAAAATACAGGCAAATATATACAGACCCCCAGGCGAGGCAAAGGGAGTTGTGGTTTATTTACACGGCGGTCCCGAGAGCCAAGATAGGCCGGAGTTTAAGCCTCTATTAGTTGCTCTTCTCATGTCTGGCCTCATAGTAGCCGCCCCAAACTACAGGGGTAGCACCGGGTTTGGAAAAACCTTCGTACATCTAGACGACGTAGAGAAGAGGTGGGATGCCATAAAAGACGTCGAGACCTTCGCAAGGTGGTTAATGTCAGAAGGCATAGCTAAGAAAAAGCCATGTGTAATAGGCGGCTCCTACGGCGGTTATTTGACATTGATGTCTTTAGCAATGGCTCCGGAGATTTGGGCATGTGGTGTTGAAATGATGGGAATCTTTAACCTAGTTACATTTCTAGAACGTACAGCTCCGTGGAGGAGGAGATATAGAGAGTTTGAATACGGCTCGCTTGAAAAACACCGAGATATTCTTATACAACTCAGCCCATCTACACATGTAGAAAAAATAACCGCGCCTCTAATGGTAATCCACGGCGCAAATGACATACGTGTACCTGTATATGAAGCCGAGCAGCTGGCTAAAAGACTGAGCGAACTGGGGAGAGAGGTTAAGCTCATAATACTTCCGGACGAGGGACATACTATCACAAAAGTAGAAAACAGAGTAAAAGTATATACAGAGGCTATAAAATTCATTATGCAACACATATCTACATAG
- the malQ gene encoding 4-alpha-glucanotransferase yields the protein MLRGFGVLLHISSLPGGCLAGDLGPSAYKFAEFLSKAEATYWQILPLSHTLPEYDDSPYSAVSLLAGNPALISLEKMAQDGLLVRSPPKCPSVERTSFAESWELKRRYVEEAFETKLGWRDYEEFIAENSWWLESYGRYMALRETFRVPWIQWPEWARRLNTPLPPKLAKLAEFYKYVQYVFWRQWDDLKRYVNSLGIFIIGDLPIYPALDSADVWEGRRYFKLAPDGTPLYVSGVPPDYYSPTGQLWGTPVYNWEELRRDRYVWWTRRLTRMLSLFDYLRLDHFRGYVSYWEVPYGEPTAVRGRWAPGPGEELFKAVEETLPRLIAEDLGFITPDVVELRRRLGIPGMRVLQFAWDGNPANEHKPHNYERNLVAYTGTHDNNTIVGWWREETTPRSRREALAYIGGCGREINWCFIRLLFSTVADVAVVPIQDVLGLGSEARINKPGTLRGNWKWKLAKDPPINFAVRLRRLAKLYGR from the coding sequence GTGCTCAGAGGCTTTGGAGTACTCCTACATATATCTAGTCTCCCCGGCGGGTGTCTAGCCGGTGATCTGGGGCCATCCGCTTATAAATTTGCCGAGTTTCTCTCTAAAGCTGAGGCTACCTACTGGCAAATCCTCCCCCTAAGTCATACACTTCCAGAGTATGACGACTCTCCTTATAGCGCAGTCTCGCTATTAGCCGGAAACCCCGCTCTTATAAGTCTTGAAAAAATGGCGCAAGACGGATTGTTGGTTAGATCTCCCCCCAAATGTCCGTCTGTAGAGAGGACAAGTTTTGCAGAGTCATGGGAGCTAAAAAGGCGGTATGTTGAAGAGGCATTTGAGACCAAACTCGGCTGGCGAGACTACGAGGAATTTATAGCCGAGAACTCCTGGTGGCTAGAGTCCTATGGCAGATATATGGCACTTAGGGAGACTTTTAGAGTGCCATGGATCCAATGGCCAGAGTGGGCTCGAAGACTAAACACGCCGCTACCGCCTAAATTGGCCAAGTTGGCAGAGTTCTATAAATATGTCCAATATGTCTTCTGGCGTCAATGGGATGATCTAAAGAGATATGTCAACAGTCTGGGGATATTCATCATAGGCGATCTCCCGATTTATCCAGCGTTAGACAGTGCCGACGTTTGGGAAGGCCGGAGATACTTCAAGCTTGCGCCAGACGGAACCCCCCTCTATGTCTCCGGGGTGCCGCCTGACTACTACTCGCCAACTGGCCAGCTCTGGGGAACCCCAGTATACAACTGGGAGGAGCTGAGGAGAGACCGCTACGTCTGGTGGACGCGGCGGCTTACGCGGATGTTGTCTTTATTCGATTACCTACGTCTCGACCACTTCAGAGGTTACGTGTCATATTGGGAGGTGCCGTATGGCGAGCCCACGGCGGTTAGAGGTAGATGGGCGCCAGGTCCCGGAGAGGAGCTCTTTAAGGCTGTCGAAGAGACTCTCCCAAGGCTTATAGCGGAGGATCTGGGCTTTATAACTCCAGACGTGGTGGAGCTTAGGAGGAGGCTGGGCATTCCCGGCATGCGCGTCCTACAGTTTGCCTGGGATGGAAATCCCGCGAATGAACATAAGCCGCATAACTACGAGAGAAACCTTGTGGCGTATACCGGAACTCACGACAACAACACTATAGTCGGTTGGTGGAGAGAGGAGACAACACCGAGGTCAAGGCGGGAGGCCCTCGCATACATAGGCGGCTGCGGGAGAGAGATAAACTGGTGTTTCATACGCCTTCTTTTTTCTACGGTGGCAGACGTGGCGGTCGTCCCAATACAAGACGTCCTTGGGCTGGGTAGCGAGGCCAGGATAAACAAGCCCGGCACCCTTAGAGGCAACTGGAAATGGAAACTGGCTAAAGACCCGCCTATAAATTTCGCCGTAAGACTAAGGCGACTCGCTAAGCTCTACGGCCGTTAG
- a CDS encoding site-2 protease family protein translates to MYDQHLRKRELIDLAIALVVLSIGFAISMAGRGIFGGINWGLVARYLPVTFFVLLFAFIGHELAHRQVARRLGYFAMFQADYTLLPLAIILPLFFGFVFAAPGAVVISPFRLYGRGDERRDVFYIAAAGPLANVAFALLGILFMELFKSGIFWFFAYINAWLAFFNMLPLPTLDGSKMAKSNFIMWLILIITAGWLVYILW, encoded by the coding sequence GTGTATGATCAACATCTTAGGAAAAGAGAGTTGATAGATTTAGCTATAGCGCTTGTAGTCTTGTCAATAGGGTTTGCCATCTCGATGGCTGGACGGGGCATTTTTGGAGGGATAAACTGGGGGCTCGTAGCCCGGTATCTCCCGGTGACTTTCTTTGTCTTACTCTTTGCATTTATAGGCCATGAGCTTGCCCATAGACAAGTGGCACGGAGACTGGGGTATTTTGCAATGTTTCAAGCCGATTACACACTCCTACCCCTTGCGATAATCCTCCCACTATTCTTTGGATTTGTATTTGCCGCACCTGGGGCGGTGGTGATATCACCATTTAGACTCTACGGCCGCGGCGACGAGAGAAGAGACGTATTTTACATAGCCGCAGCCGGCCCTCTTGCCAATGTCGCATTTGCACTACTCGGCATATTGTTCATGGAGCTGTTTAAATCGGGTATCTTTTGGTTTTTTGCATATATAAACGCGTGGCTAGCGTTTTTTAACATGCTCCCACTCCCAACGCTAGACGGAAGTAAAATGGCTAAGTCAAACTTTATTATGTGGCTTATCTTAATAATAACAGCCGGTTGGCTAGTGTATATACTTTGGTAG
- the rnhB gene encoding ribonuclease HII → MICGIDEAGRGPVVGPMVIAAVAGDGERLLQLGVRDSKTLSPTKREVIYARIIEVADCVNYVVVEPHIIDEYVRRRMLNSLELDFTARLIELCPAELYYVDSPDVNSRRYGDALSFITGRRVVALHGGESVPQVAAASIVAKVIRDRLIDILKREIGDFGSGYPSDVKTIEWLRLGKIPVECVRRSWRTLRYLNT, encoded by the coding sequence ATGATTTGTGGAATTGATGAAGCAGGAAGAGGGCCTGTTGTGGGGCCTATGGTGATTGCAGCCGTGGCAGGAGACGGGGAGAGGTTGCTACAGCTAGGGGTGAGAGACTCTAAGACGTTGAGTCCTACAAAAAGAGAGGTTATATATGCCAGAATTATTGAGGTTGCAGATTGTGTAAACTACGTAGTGGTGGAGCCTCACATAATCGACGAGTATGTAAGACGCAGGATGTTAAATTCGTTAGAGTTGGATTTTACGGCTAGGCTTATAGAGCTGTGTCCAGCCGAGTTGTATTATGTAGATTCTCCAGATGTTAACTCTAGGCGGTATGGAGATGCCTTATCTTTCATAACTGGTCGTAGAGTTGTAGCGTTACACGGCGGAGAATCAGTGCCTCAAGTCGCCGCCGCTAGTATTGTAGCTAAGGTTATCAGAGATAGGCTGATAGATATACTTAAGCGTGAAATTGGCGACTTTGGTAGCGGCTATCCTTCAGATGTAAAAACTATAGAGTGGCTTCGTTTGGGTAAGATACCTGTTGAATGTGTAAGACGCAGTTGGAGAACGTTGCGATATCTTAACACATAA
- a CDS encoding 50S ribosomal protein L30, whose amino-acid sequence MMETKEKVVYPRYAVIRLRGIPTTPRDIATTLHLLRLRRKFTMVVVPGTPSIIGMIQKVNDWVTWGEIDADTLAEVLKKRGRIVGDKPLTLEYLQKWGWQSFEEVALAYITGEIDSLSCRKVRVREGQRPPCIPYLKPFFRLHPPRGGLNSVKLHFSVGGDLGYRGPLINDLIRRML is encoded by the coding sequence ATGATGGAGACAAAGGAGAAGGTAGTATATCCACGTTACGCAGTAATACGGCTCAGAGGTATACCAACGACGCCTAGAGATATAGCGACTACATTACATTTGCTAAGGCTCAGGAGGAAGTTTACTATGGTAGTCGTGCCAGGGACGCCGAGTATAATTGGTATGATACAGAAGGTGAATGACTGGGTTACCTGGGGTGAGATTGATGCAGATACTCTTGCAGAAGTTTTGAAAAAGAGGGGACGTATAGTCGGCGACAAGCCTTTGACATTGGAATACCTCCAGAAGTGGGGCTGGCAGTCTTTTGAAGAGGTCGCGCTTGCCTATATAACAGGCGAGATAGACAGCCTCTCCTGTAGAAAAGTCAGAGTAAGAGAAGGCCAGAGGCCGCCTTGTATACCATATCTAAAGCCGTTCTTTAGGCTACATCCGCCGCGCGGCGGCCTCAATAGTGTTAAACTGCATTTTTCAGTAGGTGGAGACTTGGGGTATAGAGGGCCTTTGATAAATGACTTGATACGTAGGATGTTATAA
- a CDS encoding 30S ribosomal protein S5, with amino-acid sequence MSVVDLSLWEPRTELGRLVKEGKIRTIDEIFANNYIIKEPEIVDILLPGLKQEILNINVVQRQTHAGERSQFQVVVAVGNEDGYVGVGIGKAKQVRQAIEKAVREAKLNLTPVRRGCGSWKCSCDEPHSVPFVVRGKSGSVEVTLIPAPKGVGLVAGDVAKVVLRLAGIKDVWTQTRGDTRTTLNFAMAVYNALRNTYYFKI; translated from the coding sequence GTGAGCGTCGTCGATTTAAGTCTTTGGGAACCTCGTACAGAGTTGGGGAGGTTAGTAAAAGAGGGGAAGATAAGGACGATAGATGAGATATTTGCAAATAACTACATTATAAAAGAGCCCGAAATTGTAGACATACTACTGCCAGGTTTAAAACAGGAGATTTTGAACATAAATGTAGTTCAGAGACAGACGCATGCCGGCGAGCGTAGTCAGTTTCAAGTTGTTGTCGCAGTCGGAAATGAAGATGGATACGTTGGCGTCGGCATTGGAAAGGCGAAACAAGTGAGACAAGCCATAGAGAAGGCTGTTAGAGAAGCTAAGCTTAATTTAACGCCTGTGAGAAGGGGGTGTGGTTCTTGGAAATGTTCATGTGACGAGCCGCACAGCGTGCCCTTTGTAGTAAGGGGAAAGTCCGGCTCTGTGGAGGTTACTTTAATCCCAGCGCCTAAAGGCGTTGGGCTGGTGGCTGGAGATGTTGCAAAAGTCGTGCTTAGGCTTGCTGGGATTAAAGACGTTTGGACACAAACACGGGGAGACACTAGGACAACTCTAAACTTCGCCATGGCCGTTTACAACGCGTTAAGAAACACCTATTACTTCAAGATATGA
- a CDS encoding ferritin family protein has protein sequence MSLERVLSAIRAVLARELVERGLGVNETARLLGLTPAAVSMYLSGKRGGELVNVLTSDERIMSLIKSHAEMFADAAKRGARGPIDLTELAKVVSNILAQKSPEVELEELIQTRIRLEQETATRAMAYSYKVRNPLVRALFMQIATDSLRHAEILTMILDYLSGRLKADELGITVEELETLAQEESSMRESIADLYKLGDPVLRALILSIELDEQKHYQLVKTLQLTLRRSS, from the coding sequence ATGAGTTTAGAGAGAGTGCTCTCAGCTATTAGGGCTGTCCTCGCACGGGAGTTAGTAGAGAGGGGCTTGGGCGTAAACGAAACTGCGAGACTTCTTGGCTTGACGCCAGCCGCCGTTTCTATGTATCTGTCTGGAAAGAGGGGTGGAGAGCTTGTTAATGTATTGACTAGCGATGAGAGAATTATGTCGCTTATTAAAAGCCATGCCGAAATGTTTGCCGATGCGGCAAAACGCGGGGCTAGGGGGCCTATCGATCTCACCGAGCTTGCGAAAGTTGTTTCTAATATCCTTGCTCAAAAAAGTCCAGAGGTAGAACTAGAGGAATTAATACAGACGCGAATTCGGCTTGAACAAGAGACTGCTACAAGAGCTATGGCTTATTCGTACAAAGTACGTAATCCTCTTGTGAGAGCGTTGTTTATGCAGATTGCCACAGATAGCCTCCGCCATGCAGAGATATTAACGATGATTCTAGACTATCTCTCGGGGAGGCTAAAGGCAGATGAATTAGGCATAACTGTGGAAGAGCTTGAGACGCTGGCGCAAGAGGAGTCTTCGATGAGAGAAAGTATCGCCGACCTTTACAAATTGGGAGATCCCGTACTAAGGGCTTTAATTCTCTCTATTGAGTTAGATGAGCAAAAACACTATCAGCTGGTAAAAACTCTACAGTTGACTCTACGTAGGTCTAGTTGA
- the speE gene encoding polyamine aminopropyltransferase yields the protein MVSVPGPVSLIEPLSGNTILVIKINALHVVKRSKYQEIIIADTEDFGRALILDEYIQSSYYDEAYYHESLVHPAMVTHISPRDVLILGGGEGATLREALKHSTVKRAVMVDIDEDVVELSKKYLPQMHQGVFEDPRAQVVIEDGFVYVEKALKNGDKFDVVIMDLTDPYSSEIAKQLYSPEFFKKLVGLLREDGIIVTQAGNSFFFPEAYDMVLHGVKSSFPVVAEYNVWIPSFGYAVNYIIGSLKYDPTSLTAEEVEKRLKERGVKTLFYSGKTHVGLMNLPIYRKIRHV from the coding sequence ATGGTAAGCGTACCTGGGCCTGTCTCCCTAATTGAACCGCTGAGTGGAAACACAATATTGGTGATTAAGATAAATGCGCTACATGTAGTAAAACGTTCTAAGTATCAGGAAATCATAATAGCAGATACAGAAGACTTCGGCCGCGCCTTGATACTAGATGAGTATATTCAATCGTCTTATTACGACGAGGCGTATTACCATGAGAGTCTAGTGCACCCCGCCATGGTTACACACATATCACCGCGAGATGTATTAATACTCGGCGGCGGAGAGGGGGCAACTCTAAGAGAGGCGTTAAAACATTCTACAGTTAAAAGGGCTGTGATGGTAGACATCGATGAGGACGTTGTAGAACTCTCAAAAAAATACCTTCCGCAGATGCACCAAGGCGTTTTTGAAGACCCACGCGCGCAGGTGGTAATAGAAGACGGCTTTGTATATGTAGAAAAAGCTCTTAAAAACGGGGATAAATTTGATGTAGTTATTATGGATCTTACAGACCCGTATAGTTCAGAAATTGCAAAACAGCTCTATTCGCCAGAGTTCTTTAAAAAACTCGTTGGACTGTTAAGAGAAGACGGAATTATCGTGACTCAAGCCGGCAATAGCTTCTTCTTCCCAGAGGCTTACGACATGGTGTTACACGGCGTAAAATCAAGCTTCCCCGTCGTCGCAGAATACAACGTGTGGATACCTTCTTTTGGATATGCAGTAAATTACATCATCGGATCGCTCAAATACGACCCCACTTCATTAACAGCGGAGGAAGTTGAAAAACGACTTAAAGAAAGAGGTGTAAAAACACTATTCTACTCTGGCAAAACACACGTAGGCCTTATGAATTTACCTATTTACCGCAAGATCCGTCATGTATGA
- a CDS encoding fucose isomerase translates to MAYFLASAVHGVDYVAEVERYVARYVSLKNPERPEGERFPVIIHGTGGTTAQALELVEKAGARGAVLVGFGEYNSFASALHTKAELEASGRTAVVYHCPSYAECGPVLAKAVRVSAAASSLIGVKAVLIGSKTRQADIVRERFGWHVEVVSLADFESAAANSEPDGEALSLFKDERVAKVAAALRKLASGADLIAIQCFPFLIKARYTPCPALALLNAKGSTVACEGDLSAGFAMLLLRRLAGESSWIANVVESRGERATFAHCTVSLDLVERWWTMPHFESGLPYGIAGELRRGVYTTVSISPGFEKAVVGRVYVERSGNYLQSACRTQATVRFGRPVRLEAEAPANHHVFAPGDVAAEAVDVLKLLSISTVIY, encoded by the coding sequence ATGGCCTACTTCTTGGCCTCGGCTGTACACGGGGTCGACTACGTCGCCGAGGTGGAGAGATATGTCGCTAGATATGTCTCTCTCAAAAATCCGGAGAGACCTGAGGGGGAGAGGTTCCCCGTTATAATCCACGGCACCGGCGGGACAACAGCTCAAGCGCTAGAACTCGTGGAGAAGGCTGGTGCACGTGGCGCAGTTCTCGTGGGCTTCGGCGAGTACAACAGCTTCGCAAGTGCACTACACACCAAGGCCGAGCTGGAGGCCTCGGGCCGCACGGCCGTCGTCTACCACTGCCCCTCCTACGCTGAGTGCGGCCCAGTTTTGGCTAAGGCGGTTAGGGTCTCTGCCGCCGCCTCCTCTCTCATTGGCGTAAAGGCCGTGTTGATTGGGTCGAAGACCCGCCAGGCCGACATAGTGAGAGAGAGGTTCGGATGGCACGTGGAAGTTGTGTCTCTGGCCGACTTCGAATCGGCGGCGGCAAACTCGGAGCCCGACGGCGAGGCTCTTTCGTTATTTAAAGACGAGAGGGTGGCGAAGGTGGCGGCTGCCCTCCGCAAGCTGGCATCTGGGGCTGACCTCATCGCTATACAGTGCTTCCCCTTCTTGATAAAGGCCAGATACACCCCGTGTCCAGCTCTCGCATTGTTGAACGCCAAGGGCTCCACAGTGGCGTGCGAGGGAGACCTCTCGGCTGGCTTCGCCATGTTGTTGCTGAGGAGACTGGCCGGAGAGAGCAGCTGGATAGCCAACGTTGTGGAGAGCCGCGGCGAGAGAGCCACCTTCGCCCACTGCACGGTGTCGCTAGACCTCGTAGAGCGGTGGTGGACTATGCCACACTTCGAGTCGGGTCTGCCCTATGGAATCGCCGGGGAGCTGAGGAGAGGCGTCTACACGACTGTGTCTATCTCGCCGGGGTTTGAGAAAGCGGTTGTGGGCCGGGTATACGTCGAGCGAAGCGGCAACTACCTACAGAGCGCATGCCGCACTCAGGCCACGGTTAGGTTTGGGAGGCCCGTCCGCCTGGAGGCGGAGGCGCCAGCAAACCACCATGTCTTTGCGCCTGGCGATGTGGCCGCCGAGGCTGTAGACGTCTTAAAGCTCCTCTCTATCTCAACCGTTATATACTAA
- a CDS encoding 2-hydroxyacid dehydrogenase has translation MELYINFEIPHELEEELSRRFKVVKGGDLSNVEAALVSRLTPEELAKMPRLRFIQVVTAGLDHLPWEHIPPHVVVAGNSGSNADAVAEFALAMLLAAFKKVFYYNEKMRRGDYKKDVSVPVLSGKKVAVLGLGEIGTRVARILAALGAEVWGFSRTPREGPWRFTHRLEDALRDAYAAVCALPLTKHTRGLVKYEHLALMREDAVFVNVGRAEVVDREGALRIVKERPRFIFASDVWWGRHDFSKDAEFFSLPNVIATPWVAGGYGSEEVWRKMVEEAVKNLLVWASGGTPKNIAKRQDYI, from the coding sequence ATGGAACTCTATATAAATTTTGAAATTCCGCATGAACTCGAGGAGGAGCTCAGTAGGAGGTTTAAGGTTGTAAAAGGCGGCGATTTAAGCAACGTAGAGGCTGCTCTTGTCTCTAGGCTCACGCCAGAGGAATTGGCAAAGATGCCTAGGTTAAGATTTATACAAGTGGTGACGGCTGGTTTAGATCACCTGCCGTGGGAGCATATTCCTCCGCATGTAGTTGTGGCTGGAAACTCTGGTTCTAACGCAGATGCAGTCGCCGAATTTGCGCTAGCCATGTTGCTAGCCGCGTTTAAAAAGGTCTTTTACTACAATGAAAAGATGAGAAGAGGAGACTATAAAAAGGACGTTTCCGTGCCCGTCCTCTCCGGGAAGAAAGTCGCCGTTCTCGGTCTCGGCGAAATAGGGACTAGGGTAGCTAGGATATTGGCGGCGCTGGGCGCTGAAGTATGGGGTTTCTCTCGCACGCCGCGAGAGGGGCCTTGGAGGTTTACCCATAGGCTGGAGGACGCCCTCCGCGACGCATACGCTGCCGTCTGTGCGCTACCGCTTACAAAACACACCAGGGGGCTTGTGAAGTATGAACATCTCGCCTTGATGAGAGAGGATGCAGTATTTGTAAACGTGGGTAGGGCGGAGGTAGTGGATAGAGAGGGCGCCCTCCGGATTGTAAAAGAAAGACCCCGCTTTATATTCGCCAGCGACGTCTGGTGGGGGCGTCACGATTTTTCTAAAGACGCCGAGTTCTTCTCACTACCTAACGTCATTGCAACGCCTTGGGTGGCTGGGGGGTATGGAAGTGAGGAGGTATGGAGAAAGATGGTGGAAGAAGCCGTTAAGAATCTATTAGTCTGGGCTTCAGGCGGGACGCCGAAAAATATCGCAAAACGTCAAGATTATATATAG